In Tolypothrix sp. NIES-4075, the following proteins share a genomic window:
- the devC gene encoding ABC transporter permease DevC produces the protein MSSKIPLAWLQLTREKTRLIVALAGIAFADVLMFMQLGFRDALYYSNVRMHSSLQGDIVLINSQSNAVLAMKSFSQRRLYKALDLPAVQSVHPIYLGYVTWKNPVTGRPRSILTLAINPEVNVFNLPGVQENLDKLKLPDVVLYDSSSRTEYGPVVANFEQGKSVTAEVGARQIKVAGLFTLGASFGADGNLITSDVNFFRIFPNRQRGLIDIGLIKLKPGANANLVVQQLRSYLPKEINVLTKEEFIDFERNYWASSTAIGFIFTLGTIMGFVVGTVIVYQILYSEVTEHLAEYATLKAIGYTQNYLLFVILQEALILAVLGYMPGWAFTMFLYKLAKDATLLPVFMSLDRAIMVLILTILMCFISGAIAVRKLEAADPADIF, from the coding sequence ATGAGTTCAAAAATACCTTTAGCATGGCTACAATTAACACGCGAAAAAACTCGCCTTATCGTGGCTCTGGCAGGAATTGCCTTTGCCGATGTTCTCATGTTTATGCAACTTGGTTTCCGCGATGCTCTGTATTATAGTAACGTCCGGATGCATAGCAGTTTGCAAGGCGATATTGTTTTAATTAACTCTCAATCTAACGCCGTATTAGCAATGAAAAGCTTTTCACAAAGGCGGTTATATAAAGCTTTAGATTTACCAGCAGTGCAATCTGTTCATCCTATATATTTAGGGTACGTAACTTGGAAAAATCCTGTAACAGGTCGCCCTCGTAGTATTCTCACTTTAGCTATTAATCCAGAAGTTAATGTATTTAACTTGCCTGGAGTTCAAGAAAATTTAGATAAACTTAAGCTGCCCGATGTAGTTTTATATGACAGTTCTTCGCGAACAGAATATGGTCCGGTTGTAGCTAACTTTGAGCAAGGCAAAAGTGTAACAGCAGAAGTTGGAGCTAGGCAAATTAAAGTAGCCGGACTATTTACTTTAGGTGCATCATTTGGAGCAGATGGTAATTTAATTACTAGCGATGTTAACTTTTTTAGAATATTTCCCAATCGACAGCGAGGATTGATTGATATTGGCTTGATTAAATTAAAGCCGGGAGCAAATGCGAACTTAGTTGTGCAACAATTGAGAAGTTATTTACCAAAAGAAATCAATGTATTAACTAAAGAAGAATTTATCGACTTTGAAAGAAATTATTGGGCAAGCAGCACAGCGATAGGATTTATTTTCACGTTAGGTACAATCATGGGTTTTGTTGTTGGAACCGTAATTGTATATCAAATTCTTTATAGCGAAGTTACAGAACACTTAGCTGAATATGCAACCTTAAAAGCAATCGGTTATACACAAAATTATCTATTATTTGTGATTCTTCAAGAAGCTTTAATTTTAGCAGTTTTAGGATACATGCCTGGATGGGCTTTTACAATGTTTTTATATAAACTGGCTAAAGACGCAACACTTTTACCAGTTTTCATGAGTTTGGATCGGGCAATAATGGTGCTAATTTTAACTATATTAATGTGCTTTATTTCCGGTGCGATCGCCGTGCGTAAATTAGAAGCCGCAGATCCAGCAGATATATTTTAA
- a CDS encoding DevA family ABC transporter ATP-binding protein, producing MTKQPVIDIKNINHYYGKGSLKRQILFDINLEIYAGEIVIMTGPSGSGKTTLLSLIGGLRSVQEGSLKFLGEELSGASQSKLVEIRRNIGYIFQAHNLLGFLNARQNVQMAVELNKEISNQHAINKSEAMLQAVGLNDRINYFPDNLSGGQKQRIAIARALVNHPPLVLADEPTAALDKQSGRDVVEIMQTLAKEQGTSILLVTHDNRILDIADRILEMEDGHLARNSQSTVNNYQSKVKHQNS from the coding sequence ATGACAAAACAACCTGTAATCGACATCAAAAACATTAACCATTACTACGGCAAAGGCTCGCTGAAAAGACAGATTTTATTTGACATAAATCTAGAGATTTATGCAGGAGAAATTGTAATTATGACCGGACCATCTGGATCAGGTAAAACAACATTACTGAGCCTGATTGGTGGATTGAGGTCTGTGCAAGAAGGAAGTCTAAAATTTTTAGGTGAAGAACTATCTGGAGCCAGTCAAAGTAAACTGGTAGAAATTAGACGTAATATTGGTTATATTTTCCAAGCTCACAACTTGTTGGGGTTCTTAAACGCTAGACAGAATGTGCAAATGGCTGTAGAACTAAACAAAGAGATTTCTAACCAACATGCGATTAACAAATCAGAAGCGATGCTTCAAGCTGTAGGTTTAAATGACAGGATTAATTATTTCCCAGACAATCTTTCTGGAGGACAAAAACAAAGAATAGCGATCGCTCGTGCTTTGGTGAACCATCCCCCACTAGTGCTAGCAGACGAACCCACAGCCGCTTTAGACAAACAATCAGGACGCGATGTGGTAGAAATAATGCAAACCCTTGCCAAAGAGCAGGGAACCTCTATTTTGCTCGTGACCCACGATAACCGCATTTTAGATATTGCCGATCGCATCTTAGAAATGGAAGATGGTCATTTAGCCCGTAATTCCCAAAGCACTGTCAATAATTATCAGTCAAAAGTTAAACATCAAAACTCATAA